Genomic segment of Terriglobales bacterium:
GCTCGGGCGGGTACCCGATCCAGTAGAGCTGGCGTCCCTTGGTTCGCGCATGACCTTCCTGGAACACCTGCATGGCCACGTCTCCCACGAGGCGATGGTCAGGATGGCCGTACGCTCCCTCCGGTCCCCAGGAAATGATGACTTGCGGATCGAGCTCGTCGATCTGCTTGCGCAGCTCCACCGCAAGCTTGTCGAGCGGCTCGCCGGGATAGGCGACCGCAGGTTTGATCGCCGCGAGACCCGCATCGGGCAAGCCGATCCAGATCGGCGGCTCGATGCCAAGCTCCTTCGCCCCGCACTCGACCTCGCCATGGCGCACGCGGGCAAGTTCGTCTCCTGGTGGGATGCCGGCGTGCGGCATGATCCCCATGCGTCCGTCGGTCGCCACCATCAGATAGACCTTGACGCCTTGCCGAGCGTAAGCCGCCAGCACCGGCGCGACGATGGTCTCGTCATCGGGATGCGCGAAGAGCGCAAGCAGGACCTTCTGTTTCGGAGCCGCGTGCGATCTCTTCGGCGGCTTCTGCGCGTACGCGATGGTCGCCACCAGCACAGCTACCGCGAGCGCCGTCGTAATGACCTTCCTGCCATCCCTGCGCATAGAGCCTCCTTCGCCTACTGCCCACCCATGGTCGAATAGCCCTCGGGCAGCGCGCGCGCAAGATCACGCCACCGGACGAGGATGAACTTCTGGTCCTTGAGGAAGTTGCGGAACTCCTTGCTCTTGATGGTATCGAGGTCGAGCTGCCGCCAGGTGGCGCCCCAATTGGGGTGGTCGGCCGTGGCGCCCTGCATCTCGGGGTCGTCATAGGCGGCGTGCACGATGAGCTCATACACTCCGGGGCCGAGCGGCTGGAGCATCTTCTTGTATGCGTCGAGCCACGCATCCTTCTTCATCGGCACGCCGACGTCGATGCTGACCACCTTGTCGATCAGCGCGTCTGCCGGCGGCTCGTTGCCACCCAGGCGATAGGTCCCTGAAATCCGCTCCAGCAGCACCGGGACGCCGTAGGCGCGCCCGACCTTGCGATAGACCTCGAACAGCGCCGGAGACCGGGTGAGCGTCGTCATGTGGGTGTCGAGATGCGAGATCTTGATGCCGGAGGCGCGCGCCTTCTCGACCTGCGCGCGGATCTCGACTTCCACTTGTGCCAGGTCAGCGCGCGGCGGGACGTCGCTCTCGAGCAGCGGGAAGTAGCCGTTCGCGT
This window contains:
- a CDS encoding PIG-L deacetylase family protein, with product MRRDGRKVITTALAVAVLVATIAYAQKPPKRSHAAPKQKVLLALFAHPDDETIVAPVLAAYARQGVKVYLMVATDGRMGIMPHAGIPPGDELARVRHGEVECGAKELGIEPPIWIGLPDAGLAAIKPAVAYPGEPLDKLAVELRKQIDELDPQVIISWGPEGAYGHPDHRLVGDVAMQVFQEGHARTKGRQLYWIGYPPERVANAPLWYGFKMYPTDPALLTAQVAFTQADLDAARKDIGCHKSQATQAMMDESFATLKQLWEGGVLFQQWRGPAKKKKKDLFQK
- a CDS encoding polysaccharide deacetylase family protein — translated: MQRLLAALALLACSAAAQMTPAQPQAATQPAAPQRSVQERLGYPADAKLLIIHADDFGMSHSVNRGTIDAFESGAITSASIMVPTPWFPEVAQWAKDHPDADLGIHMALNSEWTTFRWGPLSGPTVVPTLVDANGYFPLLESDVPPRADLAQVEVEIRAQVEKARASGIKISHLDTHMTTLTRSPALFEVYRKVGRAYGVPVLLERISGTYRLGGNEPPADALIDKVVSIDVGVPMKKDAWLDAYKKMLQPLGPGVYELIVHAAYDDPEMQGATADHPNWGATWRQLDLDTIKSKEFRNFLKDQKFILVRWRDLARALPEGYSTMGGQ